CGTTCCCGGCGCCGGCGATCATGGCGGTGTACGCCAGCACCTCGGTCCGTGACAAGGGGCGTCGCGTGCCGTCGGGTTCTTCGATCTCGGCCCGCAGCAAGTCGGTCATCAGGTCGTCGGACGGGTGATTCGCCCGCCACTCGATGTACTCGGCGAACATCACGATGCTGTCCTCGAATAGCTTCGCGTTGACCTCAGCGGGGTCGCGGTCCTTGGACAACTCGATGTACGCCCCGCCGCGATCGCGAATCTTGGCCTGATCCTGCTCGGGAATGCCCAACAGGTACCCGATGGTCCGCATCGGCATCATCGCCCCGAGGTCGGCGATGAAGTCGAAGCCGCCCGCACCGATCAGCGGATCCAACTCTCGAACACAGAAGCTGCGCACCAGGTCCTCCACCGCCAGCATGCGCCGTGGCGTGAAAACGCGGGACAGCAGGCGGCGGTGCAGGTCGTGCAGCGGGGGGTCCTCGAACAACAGAATGCCCGGCGGCACTTCGATATTGGCGAACAAGATGTCGGCCGTGGTCCCCCGCCCGGATCGGTAGGTCTGCCAGTTCGGCAGTTCACGCGCCACGTCCTCGTACCGGCTCAGGGCGTAGAAGTTGTACTTCTCGTTGTAGTACAGCGGCGCTTCTTCGCGCATGCGCCTCCACACCGGGTACGGGTTGTCGTCGATGTCGGAGTCGAACGGGTCGTAGTACAAGTCGATCGCGCTGGTGCCCACCAATGTAAAGTCCCTTCAGTCAGTCGTTTCGGTGTAGGAAGCCATGCAGGATCGCCTGGACGAGTTCGTCGACGATGACCTTCCTCGACGGCGGCCTGCTCCCGAAATACGCGGAACGCAACGCTGCCATCCCGGCGATCATCGCCACCGTCGAATGGGCCGGCAG
This genomic interval from Mycobacterium sp. SMC-2 contains the following:
- a CDS encoding cytochrome P450; this encodes MVGTSAIDLYYDPFDSDIDDNPYPVWRRMREEAPLYYNEKYNFYALSRYEDVARELPNWQTYRSGRGTTADILFANIEVPPGILLFEDPPLHDLHRRLLSRVFTPRRMLAVEDLVRSFCVRELDPLIGAGGFDFIADLGAMMPMRTIGYLLGIPEQDQAKIRDRGGAYIELSKDRDPAEVNAKLFEDSIVMFAEYIEWRANHPSDDLMTDLLRAEIEEPDGTRRPLSRTEVLAYTAMIAGAGNETTARLIGFMGQLLSDHPDQRRELVADPSLIPGAVEETLRYEPPSPVQARYVAQDAELYGRAVPEGSYMLLLNGSANRDDRHFDDPDRYDIHRQGGHLSFGQGLHFCLGSALARMEGRVALEEVLKRWPDWEVDYANAQRAHTASVRGWARLPVVTG